A genomic segment from Actinomyces lilanjuaniae encodes:
- a CDS encoding histidinol-phosphate transaminase, protein MLPVRPGLEGCQPYGAPELDVPVRLNVNENPHPPQEQVVADVAAAVARAAAGLNRYPDRDFPALREALAGYLERESGVRLAPGRIWAANGSNEVMLHLLQAFGGPGRACLSATPTYSMYPEYARDTLTEYVTVPRRRDFSLDLEAVTALMRRRRPALLVLASPNNPTGTALPPQDLRAVLEAARGSGPREPAAGERDRAGSQAADCVVVVDEAYAEFRRPGVPSALELLDTYPHLVVTRTMSKAFGAAGLRLGYLAASVELVDWLRVVRLPYHLSSLTQAAALAALDHSEELMAQVASLRAERDDLVSWLRGRGLDVCDSDANFVFFGSFADREAVWQHLLDDGVLVRVVGPEGYLRVSVGTPEETALFRRSLSAVLASEALRPGAAASSVVATVVKEEA, encoded by the coding sequence GTGCTGCCCGTGCGCCCGGGGCTGGAGGGCTGCCAGCCCTACGGTGCTCCTGAGCTGGACGTACCCGTGCGCCTCAACGTCAACGAGAACCCGCACCCCCCGCAGGAGCAGGTCGTCGCCGACGTCGCTGCGGCTGTGGCCCGTGCGGCCGCGGGACTCAACCGCTACCCGGACCGGGACTTTCCGGCTCTCCGGGAGGCTCTGGCTGGCTACCTGGAGCGTGAGTCCGGTGTGCGCCTGGCGCCGGGAAGGATCTGGGCGGCCAACGGCTCCAACGAGGTCATGCTCCACCTCCTCCAGGCCTTCGGGGGGCCGGGACGGGCCTGCCTGTCCGCAACCCCGACCTACTCCATGTATCCCGAGTACGCCCGCGACACCCTCACTGAGTACGTGACCGTGCCGCGCCGTCGGGACTTCTCCCTGGACCTGGAGGCGGTGACTGCCCTGATGCGGCGCCGTCGCCCCGCACTCCTGGTCCTGGCCAGCCCTAACAACCCCACGGGAACCGCCCTGCCCCCCCAGGACCTGCGTGCCGTCCTGGAGGCCGCTCGCGGAAGTGGGCCCCGGGAGCCTGCGGCTGGTGAGCGGGACCGGGCAGGCTCCCAGGCCGCTGACTGCGTCGTCGTCGTGGACGAGGCCTATGCTGAGTTCCGGCGCCCGGGTGTGCCCAGCGCCCTGGAGCTCCTGGACACCTACCCCCACCTGGTCGTCACCCGCACCATGTCCAAGGCCTTTGGTGCGGCGGGCCTGCGTCTGGGCTACCTGGCGGCCAGCGTCGAGCTGGTTGACTGGCTGCGTGTGGTGCGTCTGCCTTACCACCTCTCCTCCCTCACCCAGGCTGCCGCCCTGGCGGCGCTGGACCACAGTGAGGAGCTGATGGCGCAGGTGGCCTCGCTACGGGCCGAGCGTGACGACCTGGTGTCGTGGCTGCGCGGCAGGGGTCTTGACGTCTGTGACTCTGACGCAAACTTTGTCTTCTTCGGCTCCTTTGCCGACCGCGAGGCGGTCTGGCAGCACCTGTTGGACGACGGCGTCCTGGTACGTGTCGTCGGTCCTGAGGGCTACCTGCGTGTCAGTGTGGGCACGCCTGAGGAGACGGCGCTCTTCCGCCGGTCTCTGTCCGCCGTCCTGGCGTCTGAGGCCCTGAGGCCTGGCGCGGCGGCGTCCAGCGTCGTCGCGACCGTTGTCAAGGAGGAAGCATGA